The proteins below are encoded in one region of Halalkalicoccus jeotgali B3:
- a CDS encoding metal-dependent hydrolase has product MELTWHGHSTWHVTVGDTDLLIDPFFDNPKTDLEPSDIDSPDYVLLTHGHADHIGHAGEFSDATLVAVPELATYAQEELGFEDAVAGMGMNMGGTVECGDAYVTMCRADHTNGINTDYEYSAGPPVGFVIGDTKPTQVSDEESTSFYHAGDTGLMTEMREIIGPYLEPDAAALPVGDHFTMGPWQAAIATDWLDVDYAFPMHYDTFPPIEIDTEEFEREVNATGSDAEVHVLDGDETFDLSA; this is encoded by the coding sequence ATGGAACTCACCTGGCACGGCCACTCGACGTGGCACGTCACCGTCGGCGACACCGACCTGTTGATCGACCCGTTTTTCGACAACCCGAAGACCGATCTCGAACCGAGCGATATCGACTCGCCCGACTACGTCCTGCTCACGCACGGTCACGCCGACCACATCGGCCACGCCGGCGAGTTCAGCGACGCGACCCTCGTTGCCGTGCCCGAACTCGCCACCTACGCACAGGAGGAACTGGGCTTCGAGGACGCCGTCGCCGGCATGGGGATGAACATGGGCGGGACCGTCGAGTGTGGCGACGCCTACGTGACGATGTGCCGTGCGGATCACACCAACGGTATCAATACCGACTACGAGTACTCCGCGGGCCCGCCCGTCGGGTTCGTCATCGGCGATACGAAGCCGACACAGGTTTCGGACGAAGAGAGCACCAGCTTCTATCACGCCGGCGACACCGGCCTGATGACCGAGATGCGAGAGATCATCGGCCCGTATCTCGAACCCGACGCCGCCGCCCTGCCGGTCGGCGATCACTTCACGATGGGGCCGTGGCAGGCCGCCATCGCCACCGACTGGCTCGACGTCGATTACGCCTTCCCGATGCACTACGATACGTTCCCGCCCATCGAGATCGACACCGAGGAGTTCGAACGCGAGGTGAACGCTACGGGCAGCGACGCGGAGGTTCACGTACTCGACGGCGACGAGACGTTCGACCTCTCGGCGTAA
- the hisC gene encoding histidinol-phosphate transaminase codes for MYPRDLSSHTAYEAGRGIEEVARELGLDPDSLVKLASNENPLGPSPAAVEAIREHADRVHTYPKASHADLTAELAARWDLDPNQVWLANGGDGALDYLARTAIDPGDRVLVPEPGFAYYGMSARFHHGEVTTYPVSKAEGFEQRARKILADYDGQRIVYLTSPHNPSGSEIPVAEVETLAERTEEDTLIVVDEAYGEFAESPSAVSLVETRDDVAVLRTFSKAYGLAGLRLGYALVPEAWADAYARVNTPFAASEIACRAGLAALSDTEHVERSVALVQAGRDRICERLDAPTWESAGNFVLAEVGDASDVAKRLRERGVIVRDCTSFGLPECIRITCGTEEETRLAITECNEVLRGAT; via the coding sequence ATGTATCCACGGGACCTCTCCTCGCACACCGCCTACGAGGCCGGGCGGGGAATCGAGGAGGTCGCCCGCGAGTTGGGGCTCGATCCCGACTCGCTCGTGAAACTCGCCTCCAACGAGAACCCCCTCGGGCCGTCCCCGGCGGCCGTCGAGGCCATTCGGGAACACGCAGATCGGGTTCACACCTATCCGAAGGCCTCCCACGCGGATCTCACGGCCGAACTCGCCGCCCGCTGGGACCTCGATCCGAATCAGGTCTGGCTCGCCAACGGCGGCGACGGCGCGCTCGATTACCTCGCGCGGACGGCCATCGACCCGGGCGATCGCGTGCTCGTCCCCGAACCGGGATTCGCCTACTATGGGATGAGCGCCCGGTTTCACCACGGCGAGGTGACGACCTATCCGGTCTCGAAGGCCGAGGGCTTCGAGCAGCGCGCGCGGAAGATCCTCGCCGACTACGACGGCCAGCGGATCGTCTACCTCACCAGTCCGCACAACCCGAGCGGCAGCGAGATCCCCGTCGCGGAGGTCGAGACGCTGGCCGAACGAACCGAGGAGGACACCCTGATCGTCGTCGACGAGGCCTACGGCGAGTTCGCCGAGAGCCCGAGCGCCGTCTCGCTGGTCGAGACACGCGACGACGTGGCCGTGTTGCGGACGTTCTCGAAGGCCTACGGGCTTGCGGGGCTTCGTTTGGGCTACGCGCTAGTTCCCGAAGCGTGGGCGGACGCCTACGCGCGCGTCAACACGCCCTTTGCCGCCAGCGAAATCGCCTGCCGGGCGGGGCTGGCCGCGCTGTCCGATACCGAGCACGTCGAGCGCTCGGTCGCGCTCGTGCAGGCCGGGCGCGACCGCATCTGCGAGCGCCTCGACGCCCCCACCTGGGAGAGTGCGGGCAACTTCGTGCTCGCGGAGGTCGGCGACGCGAGCGACGTCGCGAAACGCCTCCGGGAGCGCGGAGTCATCGTCCGGGACTGTACGAGCTTCGGGCTGCCCGAGTGCATCCGCATCACCTGCGGGACCGAGGAGGAGACCCGGCTCGCGATCACCGAGTGCAACGAGGTCCTCCGGGGGGCGACATGA
- a CDS encoding uracil-xanthine permease family protein encodes MGEDRASFVEYGIEDRPPLSESILLGLQHYLTMVGANIAVPLILAGAMGMPADVTARFVGTFFVVSGVATLAQTTLGNRYPIVQGAPFSMLAPALAIIAVVGTIPGEPAWQTDLRSLQGAIIAAAVVQIAIGYLGLIGRIRRFLSPVVIAPTIALIGLALFDAPQITAANQDWFLLGLTVGLIVLFSQYLKTRNRAFQLFPVILGITIAWTVAAVLSVVGVYSPDSAGYVALGQVAAAPALMPIYPFQWGLPRFEFALVVGMVAGVLASIIESFGDYQAVARLTGAGAPSEKRINHGIGMEGLMNVFSGVMGTGGSTSYSENIGAIGLTGVASRYVVQVGAAIMLVVGFVGYFGQLVATIPDPIIGGLFVAMFGQIVAVGISTLKHVDLDSQRNVFIVGFALFVGLSIPQYMANFESAAAFRELAAGVSPVLGSPLFADTVFVIGGTGMAVGGLVALVLDNTIPGTRKERGLEQWDEHTEDETAFESAWERFRQTAD; translated from the coding sequence ATGGGTGAGGATCGGGCCAGTTTCGTCGAGTACGGTATCGAGGACAGACCGCCGCTTTCGGAATCGATCCTGTTGGGGCTTCAGCACTACCTCACGATGGTCGGCGCGAACATCGCGGTGCCGTTGATCCTCGCGGGCGCGATGGGGATGCCCGCCGACGTCACCGCGCGGTTCGTCGGCACTTTCTTCGTCGTCTCGGGGGTCGCGACGCTCGCCCAGACGACGCTTGGCAATCGCTATCCCATCGTTCAGGGTGCGCCCTTCTCGATGCTCGCGCCCGCCTTGGCGATCATCGCCGTCGTCGGGACGATCCCCGGTGAACCCGCCTGGCAGACCGACCTGCGCTCGCTGCAGGGGGCGATCATCGCCGCCGCCGTCGTCCAGATCGCAATCGGCTATCTCGGCCTGATCGGCCGCATTCGGAGGTTCCTCTCGCCCGTGGTGATCGCCCCCACGATCGCGCTGATCGGGCTGGCGCTCTTCGACGCCCCTCAGATCACCGCCGCGAACCAGGACTGGTTCCTGTTGGGGCTCACGGTGGGGTTGATCGTGCTGTTCTCGCAGTACCTGAAGACCAGAAACCGGGCGTTCCAGCTCTTTCCAGTCATCCTCGGGATCACCATCGCGTGGACGGTCGCCGCCGTCCTCTCGGTCGTCGGCGTCTATTCGCCCGACTCGGCGGGCTACGTCGCACTCGGGCAGGTCGCCGCCGCGCCCGCCCTGATGCCGATCTACCCCTTCCAGTGGGGCCTGCCCCGCTTCGAGTTCGCGCTCGTCGTGGGCATGGTCGCGGGGGTGCTGGCCTCGATCATCGAGAGCTTCGGGGACTATCAGGCGGTCGCGCGTCTGACCGGCGCGGGCGCGCCGAGCGAGAAGCGCATCAACCACGGGATCGGCATGGAGGGGCTGATGAACGTCTTTTCAGGTGTTATGGGCACCGGCGGCTCGACCTCCTACTCGGAGAACATCGGCGCGATCGGCCTCACCGGGGTCGCCTCGCGGTACGTCGTGCAGGTCGGCGCGGCGATCATGCTCGTCGTCGGGTTCGTCGGGTATTTCGGCCAACTGGTCGCGACCATCCCCGACCCGATCATCGGCGGCCTGTTCGTCGCGATGTTCGGCCAGATCGTCGCGGTCGGGATCAGCACGCTGAAACACGTCGATCTCGATTCCCAGCGAAACGTCTTCATCGTCGGTTTCGCGCTGTTCGTCGGCCTCTCGATCCCCCAGTACATGGCGAACTTCGAGAGCGCAGCGGCCTTCCGTGAACTGGCTGCCGGCGTTTCGCCCGTGCTGGGATCGCCCCTGTTCGCCGACACGGTCTTCGTCATCGGCGGCACCGGCATGGCCGTCGGCGGGCTGGTGGCGCTCGTACTGGACAACACGATCCCGGGCACCCGAAAGGAGCGCGGGCTCGAACAGTGGGACGAACACACCGAGGACGAGACGGCCTTCGAGAGCGCCTGGGAGCGCTTCCGACAGACCGCGGACTGA
- a CDS encoding DUF5822 domain-containing protein: MPTPVERHDPEGIDYGWVMQVTFVLTIVVGAPVVALLSIAADLPTWGDRLEFTVRVGSVVWIAIGLTTFLYARRRV, from the coding sequence GTGCCAACCCCAGTCGAGCGCCACGACCCCGAGGGAATCGATTACGGCTGGGTCATGCAGGTCACGTTCGTGCTCACGATCGTGGTCGGTGCGCCGGTCGTCGCGCTGCTGTCGATCGCTGCGGACCTGCCGACGTGGGGCGACCGACTGGAGTTCACCGTCCGAGTAGGGTCGGTCGTCTGGATCGCCATCGGCCTCACGACGTTCCTCTACGCGCGCCGACGGGTCTGA
- a CDS encoding OsmC family protein: protein MTDIETSTVSEQGFVSNSQVGDFELTIDATEEEGPGPNGVLVADYASCFLPAFRVGGQQRDHDDLGKLQIDAEADLDDDDDLTAIRFDIYVEEDLDDSELDGIVERAEGICHVHSALREELHADISVEGGAF from the coding sequence ATGACCGACATCGAGACGTCCACCGTCAGCGAACAGGGCTTCGTAAGCAACAGTCAGGTCGGCGACTTCGAGCTCACCATCGACGCGACCGAGGAGGAGGGCCCGGGTCCGAACGGCGTGCTCGTCGCCGACTACGCCTCGTGTTTCCTGCCCGCCTTCCGCGTCGGCGGCCAACAGCGCGACCACGACGATCTGGGCAAGCTCCAGATCGACGCCGAGGCCGACCTCGACGACGACGACGACCTCACCGCCATTCGCTTCGACATCTACGTCGAGGAGGACCTCGACGACTCGGAACTCGACGGGATCGTCGAGCGCGCAGAAGGCATCTGTCACGTCCACTCGGCGCTGCGCGAGGAGCTGCACGCAGACATCAGCGTCGAAGGCGGCGCGTTCTGA
- a CDS encoding multiprotein bridging factor aMBF1: MVQCEMCGTETSTPKTVKIEGAELDVCDSCADFGTEVQTQDSSGSSSKYSTSSSSGRSESSSSESTTSGGSGGGSSRRRRDMFDEMDEVATDYDQRIREARESAGLSQEDLAGELNEKASLIRKLERGDMLPSDSVQKKLERKLEISLSERGDTEDTEWEGGSSTGSYTLGDVVTRKDS; encoded by the coding sequence ATGGTTCAGTGTGAGATGTGTGGCACCGAGACGTCCACACCCAAGACGGTCAAGATCGAGGGCGCTGAACTCGATGTCTGTGACTCCTGTGCGGATTTCGGGACCGAGGTCCAGACCCAGGACTCCTCGGGGAGCTCCTCGAAGTACTCGACGTCCTCCTCGTCGGGTCGCTCGGAGTCGAGCTCCTCGGAGTCGACGACCTCGGGTGGGTCGGGCGGCGGTTCGAGCCGACGCCGGCGCGACATGTTCGACGAGATGGATGAGGTCGCCACCGATTACGACCAGCGGATCCGCGAGGCCCGCGAGTCGGCCGGACTCAGTCAAGAGGACTTGGCCGGCGAGCTCAACGAGAAAGCCAGCCTGATCCGCAAGCTCGAACGCGGCGACATGCTGCCCAGCGACTCGGTCCAGAAGAAGCTCGAACGCAAGTTGGAAATCTCGCTGTCGGAGAGGGGCGACACCGAGGACACAGAGTGGGAAGGAGGCTCCTCGACGGGCAGTTATACGCTCGGTGACGTCGTCACGCGAAAGGACTCCTGA
- the panB gene encoding 3-methyl-2-oxobutanoate hydroxymethyltransferase translates to MPTVADIRAADEPITMLTAYDAPTAELIEAAGIDVILVGDSMGNAVLGHDSTLPVTVEEVHSRTGAVTRATEETLVVADMPFLSFGVEEAESIENAGCMIKEAGADAIKLESGPHTVELTERLVELGIPVMAHLGLTPQRVNQLGGYGRQGTTREAATEIAELAVAHEEAGAFSLVLEHVPANLAARITEELSVPTIGIGAGPDCDGQVLVITDVIGLGEWTPPFSEQFGDVRGEIESAVGAYKEAVEGGEFPAEEHAETVEEVEDVY, encoded by the coding sequence ATGCCGACTGTCGCGGACATTCGCGCGGCCGACGAGCCGATCACGATGCTGACCGCCTACGACGCCCCGACGGCCGAGCTGATCGAGGCCGCGGGGATCGACGTGATCCTCGTCGGCGACAGCATGGGAAATGCCGTGTTGGGTCACGATTCGACGCTTCCCGTGACCGTCGAGGAGGTCCACAGCCGCACCGGAGCCGTCACGCGGGCGACCGAGGAGACGCTGGTCGTCGCGGACATGCCGTTTCTCTCGTTCGGTGTCGAGGAAGCCGAGAGCATCGAGAACGCCGGCTGCATGATCAAGGAGGCCGGCGCGGACGCGATCAAACTCGAGAGCGGGCCCCACACCGTCGAGCTGACCGAGCGGCTCGTTGAGTTGGGGATCCCCGTGATGGCTCACCTCGGGCTCACCCCACAACGCGTGAACCAGCTCGGCGGCTACGGCCGACAGGGTACGACCCGGGAGGCCGCCACCGAGATCGCGGAGCTCGCGGTCGCCCACGAGGAAGCCGGGGCGTTCTCGCTCGTGCTCGAACACGTCCCCGCGAACCTCGCCGCCCGGATCACCGAGGAGCTCTCGGTTCCAACGATCGGGATCGGCGCCGGACCCGACTGTGACGGACAAGTGCTCGTGATCACCGACGTGATCGGGCTCGGCGAGTGGACCCCGCCCTTTTCCGAGCAGTTCGGGGACGTTCGCGGCGAGATCGAATCCGCCGTCGGCGCGTACAAGGAGGCCGTCGAGGGCGGGGAGTTCCCCGCCGAGGAACACGCCGAAACGGTCGAGGAAGTCGAGGACGTCTACTGA
- a CDS encoding CDP-alcohol phosphatidyltransferase family protein, producing the protein MTLDKYRPLADRALEPFVEGADRIGLSPNGVSVLAFALAGVAAGTFYLAGATPGWYLIGALLVLLNGALDLLDGALARRQNVASTAGDLLDHVLDRYADILIIAGLAAGIGEYALGFVAVTGVLMTSYLGTQAQAVGLDRVYGGLLGRADRLVLVGVVAVLTGLLPVTIGWFTLVGWLLVVFAVVGHVTAFQRFYHAMGTLG; encoded by the coding sequence GTGACCCTTGATAAGTACCGCCCGCTCGCGGATCGCGCCCTTGAGCCGTTCGTCGAGGGTGCCGACAGGATCGGACTATCGCCCAACGGCGTGAGCGTCCTCGCGTTCGCACTCGCGGGCGTCGCGGCCGGGACCTTCTACCTCGCCGGCGCGACCCCCGGCTGGTATCTCATCGGAGCGTTGCTCGTCCTGCTCAACGGGGCGCTCGACCTGCTCGACGGCGCGCTCGCGCGCCGGCAGAACGTCGCCTCGACGGCGGGCGATCTGCTCGACCACGTGCTCGATCGCTACGCGGACATCCTCATTATCGCCGGGCTGGCGGCCGGGATCGGCGAGTACGCGCTCGGATTCGTCGCCGTCACGGGCGTGCTCATGACCTCGTATCTCGGGACGCAGGCCCAGGCCGTCGGACTGGATCGCGTCTATGGGGGACTGCTCGGCCGGGCCGACCGGCTCGTTCTCGTCGGTGTCGTCGCGGTACTCACCGGCTTGCTCCCGGTCACGATCGGCTGGTTCACGCTCGTGGGCTGGCTGCTCGTGGTGTTCGCGGTCGTCGGCCACGTCACCGCCTTCCAGCGGTTCTATCACGCGATGGGAACCCTTGGGTGA
- a CDS encoding adenylate kinase family protein → MRTVVTGTPGTGKTSATERLDREVLHLNDVIEREGLYTERDAERDSLVVDLDALGEFVGGREGIVESHLAHHLPAERVIVLRCAPDDLERRLRERGEDEAKAGENRESEELDLILSEAVTEHGLESVYEIDTTDRSPDEVASEIERVLAGEREPSAGEVTFS, encoded by the coding sequence ATGAGAACCGTCGTCACCGGCACCCCCGGAACGGGGAAAACGAGCGCCACCGAGCGCCTCGACCGGGAGGTGCTCCACCTGAACGACGTGATCGAACGCGAGGGGCTCTACACCGAGCGCGACGCCGAGCGCGACAGCCTCGTGGTCGATCTGGACGCCCTCGGCGAGTTCGTCGGCGGACGCGAGGGGATCGTCGAGTCCCACCTCGCACACCACCTGCCCGCCGAGCGAGTGATCGTCCTGCGGTGTGCCCCCGACGACCTCGAACGCCGCCTGCGAGAGCGCGGGGAGGACGAGGCGAAAGCCGGGGAGAACCGGGAGAGCGAGGAACTCGATCTGATCCTCTCGGAGGCGGTCACCGAACACGGTCTCGAGAGCGTCTACGAGATCGACACGACCGACCGGTCGCCAGACGAGGTGGCAAGCGAGATCGAGCGCGTGCTCGCGGGCGAGCGAGAGCCGAGTGCCGGGGAGGTGACGTTCTCGTGA
- a CDS encoding OsmC family protein: MVKELRTTSEEGFQSTSSIREFDLTIDAEGEETPDTVETLLADYAACYVPALRVGGRQRDVDDLGRIENAITGEVDDDGKLTAVRFEIEVEADVDEETGRRIVERADELCKVHDALKNGLHADTTIEGGAF; this comes from the coding sequence ATGGTAAAAGAGCTACGCACCACGAGCGAGGAGGGGTTCCAGTCGACCAGTTCGATCCGGGAGTTCGACCTCACGATCGACGCCGAGGGTGAGGAGACGCCCGACACGGTCGAGACGCTGCTTGCCGATTACGCCGCCTGTTACGTCCCGGCGCTCCGCGTCGGGGGCCGACAGCGCGACGTCGACGACCTCGGGCGGATCGAGAACGCCATCACCGGCGAGGTAGACGACGACGGCAAGCTCACGGCCGTGCGTTTCGAGATCGAGGTCGAGGCCGATGTCGACGAGGAGACGGGCCGCCGGATCGTCGAGCGCGCGGACGAACTCTGCAAGGTCCACGACGCGCTCAAAAACGGTCTTCACGCCGACACCACGATCGAGGGCGGGGCGTTCTGA
- a CDS encoding HAD family hydrolase, translated as MTDGPRRIDDGWEAIVYDLDGTLVDLAVDWDEVATAVVTTFAKRGVDTSGSLWDLLERASEVDLRGEVEEIISEYERGGARRSERLALADQIVGEDRPVAVCSLNCEEACRIALEKHDLENHVEAVIGRDSVAKPKPDPGPLEAAAEALGAPLGRTVFVGDTDRDAITAERAGTGFLYVRELV; from the coding sequence ATGACCGACGGGCCACGCCGGATCGACGACGGGTGGGAGGCGATCGTCTACGACCTCGACGGCACGCTCGTCGATCTCGCGGTCGACTGGGACGAGGTCGCGACCGCGGTGGTCACGACCTTCGCCAAGCGGGGGGTCGACACGAGCGGCTCGCTCTGGGATCTGCTCGAGCGCGCCTCAGAGGTGGATCTGCGGGGCGAGGTCGAGGAGATCATCTCCGAGTACGAACGGGGCGGGGCCCGTCGCTCGGAGCGACTGGCGCTGGCCGACCAGATCGTCGGGGAAGACCGTCCGGTGGCGGTCTGCTCGCTCAACTGTGAGGAGGCCTGCCGGATCGCCCTCGAGAAACACGACCTGGAGAACCACGTCGAGGCGGTGATCGGCCGGGACTCGGTGGCGAAGCCCAAACCCGACCCCGGGCCGCTCGAAGCGGCCGCCGAGGCCCTCGGGGCACCCCTCGGACGGACCGTCTTCGTCGGCGATACCGACAGGGACGCGATCACAGCAGAACGGGCCGGAACGGGGTTCCTGTACGTCCGCGAGCTGGTCTGA
- a CDS encoding DUF7557 family protein codes for MTQVDLEEETIERLDALREDDESYDELVNELINIYEAGEMSLHHAGEEL; via the coding sequence ATGACACAGGTCGATCTCGAGGAGGAGACGATCGAGCGACTCGACGCGCTGCGCGAGGACGACGAATCGTACGACGAGCTCGTCAACGAACTCATCAACATCTACGAGGCCGGCGAGATGAGCCTCCACCACGCGGGCGAGGAGCTCTAA
- a CDS encoding DUF5799 family protein: MSEQPWMDRIVGDRMAVDREFTERVSDSRFSSQQWGLIMTATEFEIRDPDEPERAKLVANTEKLSQIMPELEKIDAQSGAMGGASEAGRSPDSSGGVIDSIKGALGFDSAGGGGNDEDRQAAEALTAEYANRLQERLEGQGKWESAREAAAESTSDRP; the protein is encoded by the coding sequence ATGAGCGAACAGCCGTGGATGGACCGGATCGTCGGCGACCGGATGGCCGTCGACCGGGAGTTCACCGAGCGAGTCAGTGACTCGCGGTTTTCGAGCCAGCAGTGGGGGTTGATCATGACCGCCACCGAGTTCGAGATCCGCGACCCGGACGAGCCCGAGCGGGCAAAGTTGGTCGCCAACACCGAGAAACTCTCCCAGATCATGCCCGAACTGGAGAAGATCGACGCCCAATCGGGGGCGATGGGCGGTGCGAGCGAGGCCGGACGGTCCCCCGACTCCTCGGGGGGCGTCATCGACTCGATCAAGGGCGCGCTCGGATTCGACAGTGCCGGGGGTGGGGGTAACGATGAGGACCGACAGGCGGCCGAAGCGCTCACCGCCGAGTACGCAAACCGACTACAGGAACGCCTCGAAGGGCAAGGAAAGTGGGAATCGGCCCGCGAGGCGGCAGCCGAATCGACGTCGGATAGGCCTTAG
- a CDS encoding ester cyclase — MAQTAKSDPERNEAIVRRFVREVVNEGNYATADELFADDYVRHDPSIPEEKRGPEGFKETVEMWRAGFPDVEMTLDETVAAGDLVAFRATETGTHEGEFMGIEPTGTRVDLTGNVMHRLENGRVAETWATFDMLGLFEQLGAVELPR, encoded by the coding sequence ATGGCACAGACAGCGAAATCGGATCCTGAACGAAACGAGGCGATCGTCCGACGGTTCGTCCGGGAGGTCGTCAACGAGGGGAACTACGCGACGGCGGACGAACTGTTCGCCGACGACTACGTCAGACACGATCCGTCGATCCCCGAGGAAAAGCGCGGCCCCGAGGGGTTCAAGGAGACAGTCGAGATGTGGCGGGCGGGCTTTCCGGACGTCGAGATGACCCTCGACGAGACCGTCGCGGCGGGTGATCTGGTCGCCTTCCGCGCGACCGAGACCGGGACCCACGAGGGCGAGTTCATGGGAATCGAACCCACCGGAACGCGCGTCGACCTGACCGGGAACGTCATGCATCGCCTGGAGAACGGCCGGGTCGCCGAGACGTGGGCGACCTTCGACATGCTCGGGCTGTTCGAACAGCTCGGGGCGGTCGAACTGCCCCGCTGA
- a CDS encoding fumarylacetoacetate hydrolase family protein produces MHRVRFRDPAGSIRQGEWVDGEVSFAGETYDSEEIDVLAPCEPSKIVCIGRNYAAHAAERDEELPDRPLLFLKPPNAVAGHGDTVTLPAERYVEHEAELAVVIGEQCRHVSEDEADEVIAGYTCFDDLSNRDDQDEEQNWVRGKAFDNAAPMGPVLAPPEEVPDDARIQLRVDGETRQDSTLEHLIFSIPELIAEITQYLTLEPGDVIATGTPEGVGPVEDGQRVEVEIEGIGTLEHDVRQP; encoded by the coding sequence ATGCACCGCGTTCGATTCCGCGATCCCGCCGGCTCGATCCGACAGGGCGAATGGGTAGACGGCGAGGTCAGTTTCGCCGGCGAGACGTACGACAGCGAGGAGATCGACGTCCTCGCGCCGTGTGAACCCTCGAAAATCGTCTGCATCGGCCGCAACTACGCCGCCCACGCCGCGGAGCGCGACGAGGAACTTCCCGACCGGCCCCTCCTCTTTCTCAAGCCGCCAAACGCCGTTGCGGGCCACGGCGACACCGTGACCCTGCCCGCCGAGCGGTACGTCGAACACGAGGCTGAACTCGCGGTCGTGATCGGCGAGCAGTGCCGTCACGTGAGCGAGGACGAGGCCGACGAGGTCATCGCGGGCTACACCTGCTTCGACGACCTTTCCAATCGAGACGACCAGGACGAGGAACAGAACTGGGTCCGCGGAAAGGCCTTCGACAACGCCGCGCCGATGGGGCCGGTACTCGCGCCCCCCGAGGAGGTGCCCGATGACGCCCGGATCCAGCTACGGGTCGACGGCGAGACCCGACAGGATTCGACCCTGGAGCACCTCATCTTCTCGATTCCGGAGCTGATCGCGGAGATCACCCAGTATCTGACCCTCGAACCCGGCGACGTGATCGCGACCGGTACCCCCGAGGGCGTCGGTCCCGTCGAGGACGGCCAGAGGGTGGAAGTCGAGATCGAGGGGATCGGAACCCTCGAACACGACGTGCGCCAGCCGTAG
- a CDS encoding SRPBCC family protein has protein sequence MVTIERDIWMDARPERVFEYMGSPENHLNVMPSLQRIENVEAVPSGGHRGKFRFKMVGIPIDGRFEDVEFVPHERRVYEMSGEIEGSMHYTFEPENGGTRFTCVMDVAFPSKVLDTVLRPVVRKYNEREVETMLANLKTIMEAERKTPQAA, from the coding sequence ATGGTCACAATCGAGAGAGATATTTGGATGGACGCGCGGCCGGAACGGGTGTTCGAGTACATGGGGTCGCCCGAAAATCACCTGAACGTGATGCCGAGTCTCCAGAGGATCGAGAACGTCGAGGCGGTACCGAGCGGCGGCCACCGCGGGAAGTTCCGGTTCAAGATGGTCGGCATCCCGATCGACGGGCGCTTCGAGGACGTCGAGTTCGTCCCCCACGAACGGCGCGTCTACGAGATGAGCGGGGAGATCGAGGGCAGCATGCATTACACCTTCGAGCCGGAAAACGGCGGGACGCGCTTTACGTGCGTGATGGACGTTGCCTTCCCGTCGAAAGTGCTCGATACGGTACTTAGACCCGTCGTGAGGAAGTACAACGAACGCGAGGTCGAGACGATGCTCGCGAACCTCAAGACGATCATGGAAGCCGAGCGAAAGACGCCCCAAGCGGCGTAA
- the tpiA gene encoding triose-phosphate isomerase, which translates to MFVLVNCKAYPCDPVEIAAAAHEVSEESGTRIAVAPQTARLESVAGTGVETWAQHTDGNETGSHTGSALAESLAAAGASGTMINHSEKRLTLADIDAGIGAAERAGLETVVCANNPEQVKAVAALGPDSVAVEPPELIGSGTPVSQADPDIVTDAVAAAEAVDDSVDVLCGAGISTGEDLTAAADLGAEGVLLASGVAKADDPKAALEDLVEPL; encoded by the coding sequence ATGTTCGTTCTGGTCAACTGCAAGGCCTACCCGTGTGACCCAGTCGAGATCGCGGCGGCGGCACACGAGGTCAGCGAGGAGTCGGGCACCCGGATCGCCGTCGCGCCCCAGACCGCTCGGTTAGAATCGGTCGCCGGGACGGGCGTCGAGACGTGGGCCCAGCATACCGATGGCAACGAGACGGGCAGTCACACCGGTAGCGCACTCGCAGAATCGCTGGCGGCAGCGGGCGCGAGTGGCACCATGATCAACCACTCGGAGAAACGCCTGACACTCGCCGATATCGACGCCGGGATCGGGGCCGCCGAGCGTGCCGGCCTCGAGACGGTCGTCTGTGCGAACAACCCCGAGCAGGTAAAAGCCGTCGCGGCGCTCGGCCCGGACAGCGTGGCCGTCGAGCCGCCCGAACTGATCGGTTCGGGCACTCCCGTGAGTCAGGCCGATCCCGACATCGTGACCGACGCGGTCGCCGCGGCCGAAGCGGTCGACGACTCGGTGGACGTACTCTGTGGGGCCGGCATCAGCACCGGCGAGGACCTGACCGCGGCCGCCGATCTCGGTGCGGAGGGCGTGTTGCTCGCGAGCGGGGTCGCGAAGGCCGACGACCCGAAAGCGGCCCTCGAGGACCTGGTCGAGCCCCTGTGA